From Vigna unguiculata cultivar IT97K-499-35 chromosome 5, ASM411807v1, whole genome shotgun sequence, the proteins below share one genomic window:
- the LOC114186029 gene encoding laccase-2-like yields MIRVIPSSVATLFVLTIFWTVPNNAVVSATSNNGGVTRHYQFDIRLKNITRLCHTKNMLTVNGKFPGPRVVAREGDRLVVKVVNHVPNNITIHWHGVRQLRSGWSDGPSYITQCPVQSGESYVYNFSLVGQRGTLFWHAHHSWLRATLYGPLIILPRTNQSYPFAKPYKEIPILFGEWWNVDPEAVIAQALHTGGGPNVSDAYTINGLPGPLYNCSTNDTFNLRVKPGKTYLLRLINAAVNNELFFSIANHTMTVVEADAAYVKPFNSDIIVISPGQTTNVVLNTKPEYINATFFMLARPFFTAKGTFLSSTLAGILEYDNDNDNDTPPSEYSDMKNRTLLKPTLPAINDTSFVANFSRKFRSLNSAKYPANVPQKVDRSFFFTIGLGSIPCPRNQTCEGPNKRTKFAASMNNISFDLPSVAILQQHYFSGKDNGGDYTTDFPVVPPRAFNYTGTPPNNTMVKIGTKVVVIPYNTRVQVVLQDTSILGAESHPLHLHGFNMMVVGQGFGNFDPVTDPGKFNLVDPVERNTIGVPSGGWVAIRFVADNPGVWLMHCHIDLHLSWGLRMAWIVNNGKLSHQKLLPPPSDLPKC; encoded by the exons ATGATAAGAGTCATTCCTTCATCTGTCGCAACACTCTTTGTCTTAACCATCTTTTGGACCGTTCCAAATAATGCTGTGGTCTCAGCTACTTCAAACAATGGAGGCGTTACAAGGCACTACCAGTTCGAC ATAAGGCTGAAAAACATTACCAGGCTCTGCCACACTAAGAACATGCTCACCGTAAATGGGAAGTTCCCGGGACCTCGTGTTGTTGCCAGAGAAGGAGACAGATTAGTGGTTAAGGTGGTGAACCATGTTCCAAACAACATCACCATTCATTG GCACGGAGTGAGACAGCTACGTAGTGGATGGTCGGATGGACCATCTTACATAACTCAATGTCCGGTACAAAGTGGTGAGAGTTATGTGTACAACTTCAGCTTGGTTGGGCAAAGAGGAACTCTCTTCTGGCACGCACACCATTCGTGGTTAAGGGCTACTCTCTATGGACCCCTCATCATTCTCCCAAGAACCAACCAATCTTACCCATTTGCCAAACCCTACAAGGAAATTCCCATCCTATTTG GAGAGTGGTGGAATGTGGATCCTGAAGCAGTGATTGCACAAGCTCTTCACACAGGGGGTGGTCCAAATGTCTCTGATGCCTACACCATTAACGGGCTTCCTGGACCCCTCTACAATTGCTCCACTAACG ATACGTTCAACCTAAGGGTGAAGCCGGGGAAGACGTATCTTCTACGTTTGATCAACGCTGCAGTGAATAATGAACTCTTTTTCAGCATAGCAAACCACACCATGACGGTTGTTGAAGCTGATGCTGCATATGTTAAACCCTTCAACTCCGACATCATCGTCATTAGTCCAGGACAAACCACCAACGTCGTCTTGAACACAAAACCTGAGTACATAAATGCTACTTTCTTCATGCTAGCCAGACCATTTTTCACTGCTAAGGGTACCTTTCTCAGTTCCACGTTAGCCGGCATTCTAGAATACGACAACGACAACGACAACGACACCCCTCCTTCGGAATATTCAGACATGAAAAACCGTACCCTACTGAAACCAACCCTTCCTGCTATTAACGATACATCGTTCGTTGCGAATTTCAGTCGTAAATTTCGCAGTTTGAACAGCGCAAAGTACCCTGCGAACGTCCCTCAGAAAGTTGACAGGAGTTTCTTCTTCACGATAGGTCTCGGGAGCATTCCCTGTCCCAGAAACCAAACATGTGAAGGGCCTAACAAGAGAACAAAATTCGCTGCTTCCATGAACAACATATCTTTCGATCTCCCTTCGGTGGCAATTCTTCAACAGCATTATTTCTCAGGGAAGGATAACGGTGGTGATTACACCACGGATTTCCCAGTAGTTCCCCCGAGAGCCTTTAACTACACGGGGACACCACCGAATAACACGATGGTGAAGATTGGAACGAAGGTGGTGGTGATACCTTACAACACGAGAGTGCAGGTGGTGCTGCAGGACACTAGCATCTTGGGAGCAGAGAGTCATCCGTTACATCTTCATGGGTTCAACATGATGGTGGTGGGTCAAGGTTTTGGGAACTTTGATCCTGTGACAGATCCTGGGAAGTTTAATCTGGTGGACCCTGTGGAGAGGAACACCATTGGTGTGCCTTCTGGTGGTTGGGTTGCGATTCGCTTTGTCGCTGACAACCCAG gaGTTTGGCTGATGCACTGCCACATTGATTTGCACCTGAGTTGGGGGTTGAGGATGGCTTGGATTGTGAACAACGGCAAACTCTCTCATCAGAAGTTGCTCCCTCCACCTTCGGATCTCCCAAAATGTTGA